A portion of the Leptospira kobayashii genome contains these proteins:
- a CDS encoding SAM-dependent methyltransferase — MNSLLEKDLFPDWLIRIRIRQLLAMRLKQETKAGAEKQLAHKLNYVKELKNSPIAVHTRDANEQHYEVPSEFFTYVMGPRMKYSSGYWPTAETSFSESEEAMLALTMERAELKDGMKVLDLGCGWGSVSLYIAEKFPKCKVTGVSNSRTQKEFIEARAKESGLKNITILTQDMNVFTTKEKFDRIISVEMLEHMKNYELLFERLSKFLVNDGKFFVHIFTHKTFAYPFEVVDETDWMAKYFFTGGQMPSDDLFLYFQKDFVIENHWVVNGSNYAKTSEAWYENLLKNKEKVIKILGNTYGEKNKTKWFVYWKVFFLACAELWAYRNGEEWLVSHYLFRKR; from the coding sequence ATCAATTCACTTCTCGAAAAAGATCTATTCCCCGATTGGCTGATCCGAATTCGCATCCGTCAGTTGCTTGCTATGCGATTGAAACAGGAAACGAAAGCCGGTGCGGAAAAACAATTGGCACATAAATTGAATTATGTAAAGGAACTGAAAAATTCACCGATTGCGGTTCATACTCGTGATGCGAACGAACAACATTACGAAGTGCCTAGTGAATTTTTCACTTATGTGATGGGACCTCGTATGAAATATTCTTCGGGGTATTGGCCGACTGCTGAGACTAGTTTTTCCGAGTCGGAAGAGGCGATGCTCGCTTTGACTATGGAGCGAGCTGAGTTAAAGGATGGAATGAAGGTTTTGGATCTGGGTTGTGGCTGGGGATCTGTTTCCCTTTATATAGCTGAAAAATTTCCAAAATGCAAAGTAACGGGTGTTTCCAATTCCCGAACCCAGAAGGAATTCATTGAAGCCCGTGCCAAGGAAAGCGGTTTGAAAAATATAACCATTCTCACTCAAGATATGAATGTTTTTACGACAAAGGAAAAATTCGATCGGATCATTTCCGTAGAAATGCTTGAGCATATGAAAAACTATGAACTGTTATTCGAAAGATTGTCCAAGTTTCTTGTGAATGACGGCAAGTTCTTTGTGCATATATTCACTCATAAGACTTTTGCTTATCCGTTTGAAGTGGTGGATGAAACGGATTGGATGGCGAAATATTTTTTCACCGGCGGGCAGATGCCTTCGGATGATTTGTTTTTGTATTTTCAGAAAGATTTTGTAATCGAAAACCATTGGGTAGTGAACGGAAGCAATTACGCTAAGACAAGCGAAGCTTGGTATGAGAATCTATTGAAGAATAAAGAGAAAGTGATTAAGATACTGGGGAACACATACGGCGAGAAGAACAAAACCAAATGGTTTGTTTATTGGAAAGTATTCTTTCTCGCCTGTGCCGAACTATGGGCTTATCGAAATGGAGAAGAGTGGCTGGTTAGCCACTACTTATTTCGAAAACGCTGA
- a CDS encoding response regulator transcription factor has translation MKNILVIEDDPDIGNLIRKSLDSAHYTTAVYENGEEGLKFYKSSHPDLVILDLSLPDIDGMDICRTIRKSDESTPIFILSARTEEIDRIMGLELGADDYITKPFSVRELKTRVDVFFRRWDKKIGIKPNVGQAGEIMRGALKIDSIRRRVTLNENIINISRKEFDILQLLAGSPGKVFSREMILESVWGVEWDGFERMIDSHIKRIRSKLEKNSAQPEWIETIWGIGYRFTDNYENIVVPD, from the coding sequence ATGAAAAATATCTTGGTAATTGAGGATGATCCGGACATTGGCAATTTGATCCGTAAATCTCTCGATTCGGCGCATTATACCACCGCCGTGTATGAAAATGGTGAAGAAGGATTAAAATTTTATAAATCAAGTCACCCTGATTTGGTGATTTTGGATTTATCCTTACCGGACATTGATGGAATGGATATATGTCGTACCATTCGAAAGTCGGACGAAAGCACTCCTATCTTTATTCTTTCTGCTCGAACAGAGGAGATTGATCGGATTATGGGACTGGAACTTGGCGCGGATGATTATATCACCAAACCTTTCTCTGTAAGAGAATTGAAAACCAGAGTCGATGTATTCTTCCGCCGATGGGATAAAAAGATAGGGATCAAACCTAACGTAGGTCAGGCGGGAGAAATCATGAGAGGCGCACTCAAAATTGATTCCATCCGACGCCGTGTTACGCTAAATGAAAATATCATCAATATTTCCCGCAAAGAATTTGACATCTTACAACTATTAGCTGGTTCGCCAGGGAAAGTGTTTTCCCGTGAGATGATACTGGAGTCCGTTTGGGGCGTGGAATGGGATGGTTTTGAAAGGATGATCGACAGTCATATCAAACGAATTCGTTCCAAACTGGAAAAAAATTCCGCACAACCGGAATGGATTGAAACTATTTGGGGAATCGGTTATCGTTTTACCGATAATTATGAAAATATTGTTGTTCCTGATTGA
- the cutA gene encoding divalent-cation tolerance protein CutA — translation MATEDILVFTTIGDRDMAEEHLTVMLELGIITSATIFPEVELLYMWEGKITVDTENKILIKAKAEHYTAIEEYIMKHHPYIAPEIIRMDVSFGSPAYKAFVADKIKRNAG, via the coding sequence ATGGCAACAGAAGACATCTTAGTATTTACCACAATCGGGGATCGTGATATGGCGGAAGAACATCTAACAGTGATGTTGGAATTAGGGATTATTACATCCGCGACTATTTTTCCGGAAGTGGAACTACTCTATATGTGGGAAGGAAAAATAACGGTAGATACGGAAAACAAAATCCTAATCAAAGCGAAAGCCGAACATTATACTGCGATTGAAGAATACATTATGAAACACCACCCTTATATAGCTCCTGAAATCATAAGGATGGATGTAAGTTTCGGTTCTCCCGCTTACAAAGCCTTTGTGGCGGATAAAATCAAACGTAACGCAGGTTAA
- a CDS encoding LBF_4227 family protein: MANHSQSQESNTGKGPRKKGGLKGAFYDLLDKLTAYWEVMAIYIQKNVSVFLRNLIFSSIWIFSALFFIFIALLYFSYAIFLSLQKFLSNGDPILASLGTGVLFFIIAFALVELVLKQKK, translated from the coding sequence TTGGCAAATCACTCACAATCACAAGAATCTAACACCGGTAAGGGTCCTCGTAAAAAAGGAGGGCTCAAAGGTGCTTTTTACGACCTCTTGGATAAGCTTACTGCTTATTGGGAGGTTATGGCAATTTACATCCAAAAGAATGTAAGCGTATTCCTTCGTAATCTGATCTTTTCCTCCATCTGGATTTTCTCCGCTTTATTTTTCATATTTATCGCACTACTCTATTTTTCTTATGCGATTTTCCTGAGTCTGCAAAAGTTTCTGTCAAATGGTGATCCCATTTTGGCAAGCTTAGGCACAGGGGTTCTGTTTTTTATCATCGCATTTGCACTTGTTGAATTGGTTTTAAAACAAAAAAAGTAA
- a CDS encoding DUF6935 domain-containing protein, with the protein MKKPVYLAIAVFFSFGLSAQNLTPRPEVVIPSVPVSIAEFESLQTSLAKTPEGAASLMVLAVHLYGKDQTLGNQTLISSVLIKNRQKSNKPTAYKGEDLGNGDRYLIGQLDKYKMLANAYFKGSEPANGYSPSNPLTVETFTNPYSGEESSGRIKLFVATRGAASFRPITVEKDSDGLWRAKEFSSLCVGMMPAK; encoded by the coding sequence ATGAAAAAACCAGTTTATCTTGCAATTGCCGTTTTCTTTTCCTTCGGGTTGTCCGCACAGAATTTGACCCCCAGACCGGAAGTAGTCATTCCTTCCGTACCTGTATCCATTGCAGAATTCGAATCTTTGCAAACAAGTCTTGCCAAAACTCCGGAAGGTGCCGCATCGCTTATGGTACTTGCCGTCCATCTTTACGGAAAAGATCAGACTCTTGGCAACCAAACACTCATCAGTTCCGTTTTGATCAAGAACAGACAAAAATCAAACAAACCTACCGCTTACAAAGGAGAAGATTTGGGAAACGGAGACAGATACCTGATCGGCCAATTGGATAAGTACAAGATGTTGGCAAATGCATACTTCAAAGGTTCCGAACCGGCTAATGGATATTCTCCGAGTAACCCTTTGACTGTGGAAACGTTTACGAATCCTTATTCCGGCGAAGAATCTTCCGGAAGGATCAAACTTTTTGTCGCTACAAGAGGTGCCGCAAGCTTTCGTCCGATCACTGTTGAAAAAGATAGTGATGGACTTTGGAGGGCGAAGGAATTCAGTTCTCTTTGTGTAGGTATGATGCCCGCCAAATAG
- a CDS encoding DUF4279 domain-containing protein, whose protein sequence is METQREPKSWAMLAIFGPKLRPEEISERLAIDPDYFHSRDTKDIQNEPLEPHWQLNSKLGPESPLNDHIWELLKRVASVRRELKEITSKHDACFYASVEFASPDTKGIRLEKRVMLLLGELGINLEILPWEGEDFRT, encoded by the coding sequence ATGGAAACGCAAAGAGAACCAAAATCATGGGCAATGCTCGCTATCTTCGGGCCGAAGCTTCGTCCGGAAGAGATTTCAGAGCGATTGGCCATAGATCCGGATTACTTTCATAGTCGTGACACAAAAGACATACAAAATGAACCTTTGGAGCCCCATTGGCAACTCAACTCAAAACTTGGTCCTGAGTCTCCTCTGAACGATCATATTTGGGAATTGCTTAAAAGAGTGGCATCTGTCCGACGGGAATTGAAAGAAATCACTTCCAAACATGATGCATGTTTTTATGCTTCCGTGGAATTCGCAAGTCCCGATACGAAAGGGATTCGATTGGAGAAAAGAGTCATGCTCTTGTTAGGTGAACTCGGAATCAACCTCGAGATTCTTCCCTGGGAAGGAGAGGATTTTCGAACTTAG
- a CDS encoding SDR family NAD(P)-dependent oxidoreductase, with amino-acid sequence MKDFWNDKVVVITGASSGIGLALLENLSHYPCKIFALARRANDIKDPALKHAACEVIRIGLDLQDGSSISDALAILQSHTSDVDVLFNNAGITAHGRFDELSMDVYRKTFATNFFGPIQLIQGLLGGLKKTKGVVVTTSTVSALYGVPGRAAYSSSKSALHAAMESMRIELREEGVRSSLVCVPYTETNLRKSGLDVKGNVLDEGQAKAKLKTPTEVAFLLMKVAKDKEARLVTFDFSGSFMKWMRNLAPGILEKILYKKLYHDFH; translated from the coding sequence ATGAAAGATTTTTGGAACGATAAGGTGGTAGTGATCACCGGTGCATCGAGCGGGATAGGACTTGCTCTACTTGAAAATTTAAGTCATTATCCTTGTAAAATTTTTGCACTTGCCAGAAGGGCAAATGATATCAAAGACCCGGCTTTAAAACATGCTGCCTGCGAAGTCATTCGGATCGGTTTGGATTTACAAGACGGATCTTCTATTTCTGATGCACTTGCTATTTTGCAATCACATACATCCGATGTTGATGTTCTTTTTAATAATGCAGGAATCACTGCTCACGGACGTTTTGATGAATTGTCAATGGATGTGTATCGCAAAACATTCGCCACGAATTTTTTCGGTCCCATCCAACTCATCCAAGGTCTTCTGGGAGGATTGAAAAAAACGAAGGGAGTGGTAGTTACTACTTCAACCGTGTCCGCATTGTACGGAGTACCGGGTAGAGCGGCTTATTCCTCTTCCAAATCCGCTTTGCATGCAGCAATGGAATCGATGCGGATCGAACTAAGGGAAGAAGGGGTTCGTTCTTCTTTGGTATGCGTTCCTTATACGGAAACCAATCTGCGCAAATCAGGATTGGATGTAAAAGGAAACGTATTGGATGAAGGGCAGGCAAAGGCTAAATTGAAAACTCCTACGGAAGTCGCTTTTTTACTAATGAAAGTGGCAAAAGACAAAGAGGCAAGGCTTGTCACTTTTGATTTTTCCGGATCTTTTATGAAATGGATGCGAAATCTCGCTCCTGGCATTTTGGAAAAAATTTTATATAAAAAACTTTATCACGACTTTCATTAA
- a CDS encoding amino acid--tRNA ligase-related protein, which produces MKSLSYNTQILRSRFLKSTRSFLEESGFLEVDTPCFKPVVGMEPYLDPFFVSSPGGKETGYLITSPEYSLKQSLANGLERIYEITHTFRSGEEGSPYHSAEFLMLELYAKNWNDKDLRDFCKGYFKRLGFDFSELQAADFLTRDSSYEEISVEDMIKAHTKRGLSRKELIETIFDHKLTSAKEDELVTWQYEDLFFLVFLNLVEPRLGDKIVFLYDYPPECAALAKIENGKAKRFEIYWSGLELANAFWELTDPKEQRRRFTEEQMLRERLGKEKFPIDEDFLSSLESGNFPDSSGISFGLDRIFMRLIGGNGLKGMSPYYG; this is translated from the coding sequence ATGAAATCTCTTTCTTACAACACTCAGATTTTACGATCCCGTTTTTTAAAGTCCACCAGATCCTTTTTGGAAGAATCCGGATTTTTGGAAGTGGACACTCCTTGTTTCAAACCGGTAGTGGGGATGGAACCGTATTTGGATCCTTTTTTTGTTTCTTCTCCCGGTGGAAAAGAAACAGGGTATTTGATCACTTCTCCCGAATATTCTCTCAAACAATCGTTAGCAAATGGGTTGGAGCGGATTTATGAGATAACTCATACATTCCGTTCGGGAGAAGAGGGAAGTCCTTATCATAGTGCGGAATTTTTGATGTTGGAATTATACGCTAAGAACTGGAATGATAAGGACCTCAGGGATTTCTGCAAAGGCTATTTCAAAAGATTGGGTTTTGATTTTTCGGAATTGCAAGCTGCGGATTTTTTGACGAGAGATTCTTCCTATGAAGAGATTTCAGTGGAAGATATGATAAAGGCTCATACAAAAAGAGGATTGTCTCGAAAGGAATTGATTGAAACGATATTCGATCATAAATTGACTTCGGCAAAGGAAGATGAACTTGTTACTTGGCAGTATGAAGATCTTTTCTTCCTGGTTTTTTTAAATTTAGTAGAACCAAGATTAGGTGATAAGATCGTTTTTCTTTATGATTATCCTCCTGAATGTGCTGCATTGGCCAAAATCGAAAACGGGAAAGCAAAACGATTTGAAATCTATTGGTCCGGTTTGGAATTGGCAAATGCATTTTGGGAATTGACCGATCCGAAAGAACAAAGACGCCGATTTACCGAAGAACAAATGTTAAGAGAAAGACTAGGCAAGGAAAAATTTCCTATAGACGAAGATTTCCTATCTTCATTGGAATCTGGAAATTTTCCCGATTCTTCCGGAATCTCTTTCGGACTGGATCGGATTTTTATGAGACTGATCGGTGGGAACGGTCTAAAGGGAATGAGTCCTTATTACGGATGA
- a CDS encoding zinc-dependent alcohol dehydrogenase family protein encodes MAIRNRVWEIANSFGLENLRIKDRVVPENIGPNEVLVRLTATSLNYRDYLMAIGQYNPRQKLPLVPCSDGAGVVESVGSNVKKWKTGDRVIPIFAQSWQDGTPNVDSLRSTLGGPNDGCLMEYGVFDAQGLVRTPDHLTDAEAATLGCAGLTAYNAVVTFGGIEPGSTVLTLGTGGVSLFALQFAKMLGAKVIVTSSSDEKLARAKKLGADEGINYSTRSNWERDVRKYTDMKGADLIIEVGGAGTLPKSMMAVRPYGTIALIGVLAGGESNLSLYPILMQGVKVQGVIVGSKADFERMNSAISQNKMKPVVDRSFGWDEVPDAFAYLRSGQHFGKVVIEWQG; translated from the coding sequence ATGGCTATCAGAAACAGAGTTTGGGAAATCGCAAACAGTTTTGGTTTGGAAAATCTTAGGATCAAAGACAGAGTCGTACCTGAAAACATCGGTCCGAACGAAGTTTTAGTCCGACTAACAGCAACTTCACTCAATTATCGTGATTACCTTATGGCCATCGGACAATACAACCCCAGACAAAAACTCCCTCTTGTTCCTTGTTCGGACGGAGCCGGGGTTGTGGAATCCGTCGGGAGCAATGTAAAAAAATGGAAAACAGGAGATAGAGTCATTCCTATTTTCGCACAAAGCTGGCAAGACGGAACTCCCAATGTGGATAGTCTTCGAAGCACATTAGGTGGACCGAATGACGGTTGTTTAATGGAATACGGAGTATTCGATGCGCAAGGCCTGGTAAGAACTCCCGATCATCTGACCGATGCGGAAGCGGCAACATTAGGATGCGCAGGCCTTACTGCTTACAATGCAGTCGTTACATTCGGAGGGATCGAGCCTGGAAGTACGGTTCTTACCCTAGGCACGGGAGGAGTTTCCTTATTTGCACTACAATTTGCAAAGATGTTAGGTGCAAAAGTCATAGTGACATCTTCCAGTGATGAAAAATTGGCCCGCGCAAAAAAATTAGGTGCCGACGAAGGAATCAATTATTCCACCCGTTCCAATTGGGAAAGAGATGTCCGTAAGTATACGGATATGAAAGGTGCCGACCTGATCATTGAAGTGGGAGGGGCGGGAACTTTGCCAAAGTCCATGATGGCAGTCCGTCCTTACGGAACAATCGCACTGATTGGAGTGTTAGCCGGTGGTGAATCGAATTTATCACTATATCCCATACTGATGCAAGGTGTAAAAGTCCAGGGAGTGATTGTGGGAAGTAAAGCGGATTTTGAAAGGATGAATTCCGCTATTTCTCAAAACAAGATGAAACCGGTTGTCGATAGATCCTTCGGCTGGGATGAAGTTCCGGATGCTTTTGCCTATTTACGAAGCGGACAACATTTCGGCAAAGTAGTGATTGAGTGGCAAGGTTAA
- a CDS encoding C1 family peptidase: MKQTQKTNPLESAFLRSFALSFVYIIFSFTPLFSEGVFDPSSVRSSDCKPGVFNCGYLPTPKEIQDSIPLKRDFNNFDELPSKVDLSSKMPPVGSQGQQNSCVAWATGYAIKSYLAADSGKSPNYDPPFKGGKGNNVFSPAFIYNQQNGGKDAGLYYYKTLEFLQANGVVPWSSMPYSDKDYRTQPKESAKKEALNYKIRSFSRLNFKNPDELKRVIAGGNVVLFGIIIDDGFYKLKGSEVYDSNSGQSYGGHAMTIVGYDDSKTSKSGKKGAFKIQNSWGEDWGDKGFGWISYAMLAKVGQETYALIDNPKTTIQQQPTVVSPVLKPLSPPMDIKASRGEFDSMVVLTWLASDGAVSYLIQRKDSGENKYSDLAYSNLPTFADSNVSPDSTYIYRILSISSEERSSPSQDVEGFTAAVPNNQGKLGKVVGLTAKTYVSNGSPKVSLSWSAIEGANGYWVSRIENTRKWKTIGKVKSTSFIDPSPVVEKTNSYRVSATLNGTKVGDWSDSLGVNVANTEVTPSQVTDLTASQGEYSDRIKLSWNPAPGATTYFIYRFNEAGDPSGPFDTESTAYEDEDPQIRDGASFAYTIISANNTGYAEPSEFAYGNIDPELSKRSAGAVLAPPENVTAEINPKDKKVNLKWNPVKDSNEYYIYRKQVNVNSNSKGKNSEFQFLIQVPGKLTKFSENFPGSPGDLFLYSVRSKSEFGSESKDSNIVSVFLNKEPSLVKKRALSLDEIPKTFLGNWSGLYWDPKLGPQNLSLAITGANQDFTAILKVNDKVVKQYGGKWTPGSTGLKTNGFQFDLARGIEGSSVVRLNSVGDPSEETEYGFSKD, translated from the coding sequence ATGAAACAAACGCAAAAAACAAACCCTTTAGAATCAGCATTCCTGCGATCGTTCGCTTTAAGTTTTGTTTATATAATTTTTTCTTTTACTCCTCTTTTTTCCGAGGGAGTATTTGATCCTAGCTCCGTCCGGTCTTCCGATTGCAAACCAGGAGTTTTCAATTGCGGGTATTTACCGACTCCGAAAGAAATTCAAGATTCCATTCCTTTAAAAAGAGATTTTAATAATTTTGACGAACTTCCATCCAAAGTGGATCTGTCTTCCAAAATGCCTCCCGTGGGAAGCCAAGGACAACAAAACAGTTGTGTTGCGTGGGCTACCGGTTATGCGATCAAATCCTATCTGGCGGCGGATTCCGGAAAATCTCCCAATTACGATCCTCCTTTCAAAGGAGGAAAGGGTAATAATGTTTTTTCTCCCGCCTTTATTTACAACCAACAGAACGGAGGAAAGGATGCGGGACTTTATTATTATAAGACTTTGGAATTTTTACAAGCGAACGGCGTAGTTCCCTGGAGTAGCATGCCTTATTCCGACAAAGATTACAGAACCCAACCGAAAGAGTCCGCAAAAAAGGAAGCGCTGAATTATAAAATCAGATCCTTTTCCCGATTGAATTTCAAAAATCCTGACGAGCTCAAACGGGTAATTGCCGGTGGGAATGTAGTGTTATTCGGAATTATCATTGATGATGGTTTTTACAAATTGAAAGGCTCTGAAGTTTACGATTCCAACAGCGGACAGAGTTACGGCGGTCATGCGATGACCATAGTCGGTTATGATGATTCCAAAACTTCCAAGTCAGGGAAAAAGGGTGCATTCAAAATACAAAACTCATGGGGAGAAGATTGGGGAGACAAAGGATTCGGATGGATCTCGTATGCAATGCTTGCCAAAGTAGGACAGGAAACTTATGCACTGATAGATAACCCGAAAACAACAATCCAACAGCAGCCTACCGTAGTTTCTCCCGTACTAAAACCGTTGAGTCCTCCTATGGATATCAAAGCATCCCGGGGAGAATTCGATTCCATGGTCGTTCTGACTTGGCTTGCAAGTGATGGAGCGGTATCTTATCTCATCCAAAGAAAAGACAGCGGAGAAAATAAATACAGTGATTTAGCATATTCGAATTTACCTACATTTGCGGATTCCAATGTCAGCCCGGACTCAACTTATATCTATCGGATCTTATCGATCTCAAGCGAAGAAAGATCTTCTCCTTCCCAAGATGTGGAAGGATTTACCGCAGCAGTACCGAACAACCAGGGAAAATTGGGAAAAGTAGTCGGACTGACTGCTAAAACATATGTAAGCAACGGTTCTCCGAAAGTTTCTCTCAGTTGGTCTGCGATCGAAGGTGCCAACGGATACTGGGTGTCCAGAATCGAAAATACTAGAAAATGGAAAACGATTGGAAAAGTGAAATCCACTAGTTTCATAGATCCTTCCCCGGTTGTGGAGAAAACAAATTCCTACCGGGTCAGTGCTACATTGAACGGCACTAAGGTGGGAGATTGGAGTGATAGTTTGGGAGTGAATGTGGCAAATACGGAAGTAACCCCAAGTCAGGTTACCGATCTGACCGCTTCCCAAGGAGAATATTCCGATCGAATCAAATTGAGTTGGAATCCTGCACCGGGTGCAACCACCTATTTTATTTACCGATTCAATGAAGCGGGAGATCCTTCCGGACCTTTCGACACGGAATCTACAGCATATGAAGACGAAGATCCTCAGATCCGAGACGGAGCTTCCTTTGCCTATACGATTATTTCTGCAAATAATACAGGTTATGCGGAACCGAGTGAATTTGCTTACGGAAATATTGATCCGGAACTTTCCAAAAGATCTGCAGGAGCGGTACTAGCTCCTCCCGAAAATGTAACTGCCGAAATCAATCCAAAAGACAAAAAAGTCAATTTGAAATGGAATCCGGTAAAAGATTCTAATGAGTATTATATTTACAGAAAACAGGTAAATGTAAATTCCAACTCCAAAGGTAAAAACTCTGAGTTTCAATTTCTGATTCAGGTGCCTGGAAAACTGACCAAATTTTCCGAGAACTTTCCGGGAAGTCCCGGCGATTTGTTTTTGTATTCCGTAAGATCCAAATCGGAATTCGGATCGGAATCCAAAGATTCCAATATCGTATCCGTATTTCTCAACAAGGAACCGAGTTTGGTAAAAAAAAGGGCCCTTAGCCTGGACGAGATTCCGAAAACATTCCTGGGAAATTGGTCCGGACTGTATTGGGATCCCAAGTTAGGACCGCAAAACCTATCACTTGCGATCACAGGTGCGAACCAGGATTTCACTGCGATTTTAAAAGTGAATGATAAAGTCGTAAAACAGTACGGAGGGAAATGGACTCCCGGCAGTACAGGTTTGAAAACAAACGGTTTTCAGTTCGACTTAGCCAGAGGTATAGAAGGAAGTTCCGTCGTTCGATTGAATTCCGTGGGAGATCCATCGGAAGAAACGGAATACGGCTTTTCAAAAGATTGA
- a CDS encoding STAS domain-containing protein has product MAKNTKYLSVREIENAYEIQIQSKDFNTAVEEETSSIIAMLFFQTRSHIQLDVSSLDYIPLSFLTQILRLAKDLRAKKRVLVLQGLPFSSFHFLQRFGMTRLFFQTRDGMLRTKFENPLLPREESRG; this is encoded by the coding sequence ATGGCCAAGAACACGAAATATTTGTCTGTTCGGGAAATTGAAAACGCATACGAAATTCAGATTCAATCCAAAGATTTCAATACTGCCGTTGAAGAAGAAACTTCCTCCATCATCGCTATGCTATTTTTTCAAACCCGTTCCCACATTCAATTGGATGTTTCAAGTTTAGATTATATCCCTTTATCGTTTCTAACGCAGATACTGAGACTCGCGAAAGACCTTCGCGCAAAAAAAAGAGTATTGGTATTGCAGGGACTTCCCTTCTCCTCTTTCCATTTTTTACAAAGATTCGGAATGACCCGGCTATTTTTCCAAACGAGAGACGGGATGCTTCGGACTAAGTTCGAAAATCCTCTCCTTCCCAGGGAAGAATCTCGAGGTTGA
- a CDS encoding OsmC family protein — MANTVFESTASWAGGLKLDLQSRHHKWVVDEPEILGGTDQGPNPVELVLGGLASCLGVLVSLYAPAHEVLLKDFKVFVEGDLDLDGFQEKAPVRPGFSQIRYKIDIQSDSPSSHVDALLQHIDRICPVKDTLSGVQVLAETSLAAK; from the coding sequence ATGGCAAATACAGTATTTGAAAGCACTGCATCCTGGGCAGGCGGATTAAAATTAGACCTTCAATCCCGTCACCACAAATGGGTAGTGGACGAACCTGAGATCTTAGGCGGAACAGACCAAGGACCGAATCCAGTGGAACTAGTGCTAGGTGGACTTGCGAGTTGTCTGGGAGTTTTGGTTTCCTTATACGCCCCCGCTCACGAAGTTCTTCTCAAGGATTTTAAGGTTTTTGTGGAAGGCGATTTGGATTTGGACGGATTCCAGGAAAAGGCTCCTGTTCGACCGGGCTTTTCTCAAATTCGCTACAAGATAGATATCCAATCGGATTCACCCTCTTCTCATGTGGATGCTCTTTTGCAACACATAGATCGGATCTGTCCCGTAAAAGATACGTTATCCGGAGTTCAAGTTCTTGCAGAGACGAGTCTTGCAGCCAAGTGA
- the pnuC gene encoding nicotinamide riboside transporter PnuC, whose translation MEFLSLDYVLFSVLDYPISLLECLGIVSGLFCVYYASVDRIITWPIGIFNSICFFFLFYQIHLYSDMLLQIYFFASSIYGWIYWQKRKGIKPPITTLRWKVRYSLVFSILIFSFFLGELTKKLPVLLPVYFTEQPSFPYWDAFTTVASIVANFLLARRIAESWFIWISVDVVCIVLYYLKDIRLVTIEYFVFLVIAVYGSYIWYKESRDKIRTSLKSVRE comes from the coding sequence ATGGAATTTTTGTCTTTAGACTATGTTTTGTTTTCCGTTTTGGATTATCCGATCAGCCTCTTGGAATGTTTGGGGATCGTCTCAGGTCTTTTCTGCGTATATTATGCTTCCGTTGATAGGATTATCACTTGGCCTATAGGGATTTTCAATTCGATCTGTTTTTTCTTTTTGTTCTACCAGATCCACCTTTACTCGGATATGCTGCTTCAGATTTATTTTTTTGCTTCCAGTATCTACGGTTGGATCTATTGGCAAAAGAGAAAAGGAATTAAGCCTCCTATAACGACTCTAAGGTGGAAAGTGAGATATTCTCTGGTTTTTTCCATTTTGATTTTCAGTTTTTTTCTGGGTGAATTGACAAAAAAACTTCCGGTTCTCCTTCCCGTTTATTTTACGGAACAGCCATCCTTTCCTTACTGGGACGCTTTCACTACTGTTGCAAGCATTGTTGCTAATTTTCTCCTGGCAAGGCGGATCGCAGAGTCTTGGTTCATCTGGATCAGTGTGGATGTGGTTTGTATTGTTTTATATTACCTTAAAGACATTCGTTTGGTCACGATAGAGTATTTTGTTTTTCTAGTGATTGCAGTGTACGGATCTTATATTTGGTACAAAGAATCACGAGATAAAATTCGTACTAGTCTGAAAAGCGTTAGAGAGTGA